The genomic stretch AATTCTGAGTACACCATGTCCCCAGCAGGCTATTCAGATAGGTCAAGATGGACTGCATGCACATTTGATGAACGAAGAACAAATAATTGACTAATTAGCAAGCATACGTAAGCAGATATTTTCCTAAACCAAGAAAGAGCACTACCCACCAAAATCTGGTCTGTCTTTTTAAGTATATAAACCACACTGGTTCATCGGGTTTCTAcaggattttatttcttttcccattTAAAATATAGCACTAAAGTTCTGAACACATATAAATATCCCTTTATTTTCTTAACACACTTTCAAGGCATTGTTATTTTAAAGTGCCTAATGGTAAAAACAATTTCCTCCTTTAAgagtgtcttttaaaaaaatactatccTGATGTGGGTAGGTAATACAGTTTACATTAGTCACTATATTTGTCAATATTAACccaattattcccccccccccccccactgagttGGCTTCCATTTTTTTACAAGATATTATTTGAACACATTCTCTGAGCAATATACACAATATAGGctaaatgtatttttcttatgCCTCCACACCTCCCTCACCTGAATGTTTAGTGTTCCAAGCTGCTATGTTGATTAAAAACCAATTGGTGCAAAGCTCCTGAATTCATGCAAGTTAAAATTCACTTAACACACACTTTAACTTAAAGAGTCCAAGGACTTTTAATTTTTGCCTGTGGCTATGGTTGAGTTACACTTTCAGATGTGTTTGTTTCTTTAGCAAGACTGGTGACTACTCCTTCCTTAGATCCAGGTTGTTCCATTTCCACTTTGATTTGTTCCTTGTCATTTTTATTACTTGTATCCTTAGTAAGGTTTTCCACCTTAGGATCCACATCAATTTTTTCCTGTGATGATGAAGTATTCTTAGGCAAGGGTGACTGGGGACCATCCCCTTGATAAGGCTCTGGGACATCTTCTGCTTTCTGTTCAAGTCTTTCCAATATATTCTGGACTTTTCTTACACCATCTCTCCTGGCCTGTCGAACATCAGGACGACCCTCAGGGTCCACAGAGTCCAAGGCTAGGAGCTCTTTGGTCAAATATTCTTCTATCATTAGGTATTTTTTGTCATTCTTCTTCCCTTGAAAAGAATCAACTGCCTGCTCCAGTGATTGTACTCTATTTAGAACAGCTTCAACTTTCAAAAGTCCTGGATGTTTTTGAGGCTCTTCTGCCTCTGAAGTTTTCTGTGGTTCATTTTCTTGGGGGAAAGATCTCTCTTCTACAGGAGCTGCTTTAGCAGGGCAAGGAATCTTTTTATCAACATTTTCTGTTGTGGGAGGTGGTTTTTGTGGGGATGGCTTAGTATCTGCATCTGTACGGATTACTTGAATGGGGATGGAAGAagcaggaatctcttttccctgcAGGCCTGTCTTGTTTTCAAACTTGGCATCAGGTGGTAAAGTTGGTACTGATGCTTGGGTTGGCACTTGTTGCTGAGaaacctggaaaaaagaagaacaaaattgtGATTAATGGTAAGGGTGGACCAAGAAAACAAGTGCAGGGATTGCACCTTTAAACAGTTATAAAACTAGGTTCAACTGACCAGATGCAGGACAAGAGGTTATGTGAGTGTATATAATGGTCTAGAGCCCTCTTTGCATACATACAATGTTTCAATAATGGCTCATACAACCCAAGCAGGTCACAGCTTTACACAGTTGTTTCTAAGGATGTGAACAGAATAAAACAGTAGCAAAAGCCAACAAGAGACCATCAGCCGTTTCCAACCCCCTTTTCACTGTGAAAATCAAATATATTCACTAGGTATCTTATAGTCAAGAAGGACTGCAAGAGTGAAGTGTTCAGAAAA from Sceloporus undulatus isolate JIND9_A2432 ecotype Alabama chromosome 3, SceUnd_v1.1, whole genome shotgun sequence encodes the following:
- the BAG3 gene encoding BAG family molecular chaperone regulator 3 isoform X3; this translates as MMSAQSPLQQQQPSPPPPPPAAEASGEREPLPPGWEVKIDPQTGWPFFVDHNSRTTTWNDPRMLLLHQQHQQQGDRLQEGQSANGPSRNSPNQSQARDGNMGYPKLRAGYIPIPVIHEGSDNRQQHSYYSGYQPGMQRVKAETIPSTMRAPSPLRGNFVRSQSPVRGTAEGAQADKQCGQTTTAAPTQVPSSHGSEVSQQQVPTQASVPTLPPDAKFENKTGLQGKEIPASSIPIQVIRTDADTKPSPQKPPPTTENVDKKIPCPAKAAPVEERSFPQENEPQKTSEAEEPQKHPGLLKVEAVLNRVQSLEQAVDSFQGKKNDKKYLMIEEYLTKELLALDSVDPEGRPDVRQARRDGVRKVQNILERLEQKAEDVPEPYQGDGPQSPLPKNTSSSQEKIDVDPKVENLTKDTSNKNDKEQIKVEMEQPGSKEGVVTSLAKETNTSESVTQP